In Felis catus isolate Fca126 chromosome A2, F.catus_Fca126_mat1.0, whole genome shotgun sequence, the following proteins share a genomic window:
- the GDF15 gene encoding growth/differentiation factor 15 translates to MPGPGPTPPMLLMLLMLLMLCWLPSGGALSLAQEHLPAFPGPSEARSGTDVSRFEEFRKLYEHLQTRLRLNQSWEDSNPDRVISEAQVRILTPKLRLGLGGHLHLRIARADLTKGLPASFRLHRALLRLSPTELSSWDVTRPLRRQLSLGGSGAPTLHLRLLPQRDRSPAALPSSARPQLELHWRPRAARGRRNAHARSKDDCPLGAGRCCRLQSLRASLEDLGWASWVVAPRELDVRMCIGACPSQFRSANTHAQMQARLHGLNPDATPAPCCVPARYEPVVLMHQDSDGRVSLTPFDDLVAKDCHCL, encoded by the exons ATGCCTGGGCCTGGACCCACACCACCAAtgctgctgatgctgctgatgctgctgatGCTCTGCTGGCTGCCTTCGGGAGGTGCCCTGTCTTTGGCCCAGGAGCACCTCCCGGCCTTTCCGGGACCCTCAGAAGCTCGCTCCGGTACGGATGTCTCCAGATTCGAGGAGTTTCGGAAACTCTACGAACACCTGCAGACCAGGTTGCGGTTGAACCAAAGCTGGGAAGACTCAAACCCTGACCGAGTCATCTCTGAAGCTCAAGTCCGGATACTCACTCCAAAGC tGCGACTTGGGCTGGGCGGCCACCTGCACCTGCGCATCGCCCGGGCTGACCTGACGAAGGGGCTCCCCGCATCCTTCCGCCTGCATCGCGCGCTGCTCAGGCTGTCCCCGACGGAGCTGAGCTCGTGGGACGTGACGCGGCCGCTGCGGCGTCAGCTCAGCCTTGGAGGTTCCGGGGCGCCCACCCTCCACCTGCGACTGTTGCCTCAGAGGGACCGCTCGCCGGCGGCGTTGCCTTCTTCGGCACGTCCCCAGCTTGAGCTGCACTGGCGGCCACGCGCGGCCAGAGGGCGCCGCAACGCGCATGCGCGCTCCAAGGACGACTGCCCCCTGGGGGCGGGGCGCTGCTGCCGCCTGCAAAGCTTGCGCGCGTCGCTCGAGGACTTGGGATGGGCCAGCTGGGTGGTGGCGCCTCGCGAGCTGGACGTGCGCATGTGTATCGGCGCGTGCCCAAGCCAGTTCCGGTCGGCCAACACGCACGCGCAGATGCAGGCGCGCCTGCACGGCCTGAACCCCGACGCGACGCCGGCGCCGTGCTGCGTGCCCGCCCGCTACGAGCCGGTGGTGCTCATGCACCAAGACAGCGACGGTCGGGTGTCGCTTACGCCCTTCGACGACCTCGTGGCCAAGGACTGCCACTGCCTATGA